A genomic segment from Agrobacterium vitis encodes:
- a CDS encoding P1 family peptidase: MKPGPLNLLTDVAGLSVGHATDLALGSGVTVIVFDQPATASGSVLGGAPGGRETGLLDPSLSLVTQVNALVLSGGSAFGLDAAGGVQAGLRQIGQGFPVGDMNVPIVPQAILMDLLNGGNKNWGLHSPYRDMGYEAFVARKPGSFPLGTIGAGTGATTATVKGGLGSASAVSASGHTVAAIVAVNALGTATIGRSRHFWAAPFEQDGEFGGLGMPSSFGPDDSALRLKGRDPIATTIGAIVTDADLTKAECHRLSIMAHDGLARALLPAHLPADGDTVFAAATGAKPLPDLATFMDLCHLATLTMARAIARGVYEAQALPYDGSQPAWRDLHV; the protein is encoded by the coding sequence ATGAAGCCCGGCCCTCTCAATCTACTGACGGATGTTGCCGGTCTTTCGGTCGGTCATGCCACCGATCTGGCGCTCGGCTCCGGGGTGACTGTCATCGTCTTCGATCAACCGGCCACCGCATCCGGATCGGTGCTGGGCGGTGCGCCCGGTGGGCGTGAAACGGGTTTGCTCGATCCGTCGCTGTCGCTGGTCACCCAGGTCAATGCGCTGGTCCTATCGGGCGGTTCCGCCTTTGGGCTGGATGCTGCAGGCGGCGTGCAGGCGGGCCTGCGCCAGATTGGCCAAGGGTTTCCGGTCGGTGATATGAACGTCCCCATCGTGCCGCAGGCGATCCTGATGGATCTGCTGAATGGCGGCAACAAGAACTGGGGCCTCCACTCCCCCTATCGCGATATGGGCTATGAGGCTTTCGTGGCCCGCAAACCGGGCAGTTTCCCGTTAGGAACAATCGGGGCTGGAACAGGTGCCACCACTGCCACCGTCAAGGGCGGGCTCGGTTCGGCCAGCGCCGTCTCCGCCAGCGGTCATACCGTGGCGGCCATCGTCGCCGTCAATGCGCTCGGCACGGCGACTATTGGCCGCTCGCGGCATTTCTGGGCCGCTCCTTTCGAGCAAGACGGTGAATTCGGCGGCCTCGGCATGCCCTCCTCCTTCGGCCCTGATGATAGCGCCCTTCGTCTCAAGGGCCGCGACCCGATCGCCACCACCATTGGCGCCATTGTCACCGATGCTGATCTGACCAAGGCGGAATGCCACCGCCTGTCGATCATGGCTCATGACGGGCTGGCGCGGGCGCTGCTGCCTGCTCATCTGCCTGCCGATGGCGATACGGTGTTTGCCGCCGCCACCGGCGCAAAACCGCTGCCGGATCTTGCGACCTTCATGGACCTCTGCCATCTCGCCACCCTCACCATGGCCCGCGCCATCGCCCGTGGCGTTTATGAAGCGCAAGCCCTGCCTTACGACGGTTCACAACCGGCTTGGCGTGATCTTCATGTCTGA
- a CDS encoding alpha-D-ribose 1-methylphosphonate 5-triphosphate diphosphatase → MSGKTPLKRLVLTNAAIVLAGRIQTGTVEIENGQIIAIGPITHASDAIDLGGDMLIPGLVDIHTDHFEKHVFPRHHVRWNYTTAALAHDAQIIGAGITTVFDSLCVGAAEDGSERAEILGPMIEALEKAQSAGMLRAEHFVHLRCEVIDEQTPALMEANIGHALVRVVSVMEHLPGIRQTRDLDTYLAKVAKLRGEALAVTTARVADLIATKQAIGNRIRPQVVDIAKRHNKPLLSHDDTDIEHVDLAADEGVSISEFPCTMEAAREARKRGMQIVGGAPNIVRGGSQSGNIAVRDLLLEGLCDILASDYVPRALLDAPFAIAADPDLAYDLPAAIRMVTKTPAEAAGLNDRGEIAPGKRADLLQIGQHGGHPFIKQIWRGGVRVG, encoded by the coding sequence ATGAGCGGCAAGACACCTTTGAAACGTCTGGTCCTGACCAATGCCGCCATCGTCCTTGCCGGCCGCATACAGACCGGCACGGTCGAAATTGAAAATGGCCAGATCATCGCCATCGGCCCGATAACCCATGCCAGTGATGCCATCGACCTTGGTGGCGATATGCTGATCCCGGGCCTTGTCGATATCCATACCGACCATTTCGAAAAGCATGTCTTTCCCCGCCACCACGTTCGCTGGAACTATACGACGGCGGCCCTTGCCCATGACGCGCAAATCATCGGCGCCGGCATTACCACCGTGTTCGACAGCCTCTGCGTCGGTGCGGCGGAAGACGGCAGCGAGCGGGCGGAAATTCTCGGACCAATGATCGAGGCGCTGGAAAAGGCGCAAAGCGCTGGCATGCTCAGGGCTGAGCATTTCGTGCATCTGCGCTGCGAAGTGATCGATGAACAAACGCCTGCGCTGATGGAGGCCAATATTGGCCATGCTCTGGTGCGCGTCGTCTCTGTCATGGAGCACCTGCCCGGCATCCGCCAGACGCGGGATCTCGACACCTATCTGGCCAAGGTCGCGAAATTGCGCGGCGAAGCGCTTGCCGTGACCACGGCTCGGGTTGCGGATCTGATCGCCACCAAACAGGCCATCGGCAACCGGATCCGCCCGCAGGTGGTGGATATTGCCAAGCGCCATAACAAGCCGCTGCTCAGCCATGACGATACCGATATCGAGCATGTCGATCTGGCGGCGGACGAGGGCGTATCAATCTCGGAATTTCCCTGCACGATGGAGGCTGCCCGCGAAGCCCGCAAGCGGGGCATGCAGATCGTCGGCGGCGCACCGAATATCGTGCGCGGCGGCTCACAATCCGGCAATATCGCGGTGCGCGATCTGCTGCTCGAAGGCCTTTGCGATATTCTGGCCTCCGATTATGTACCCCGCGCCTTGCTGGACGCGCCCTTCGCCATCGCCGCCGATCCTGATCTCGCCTACGACCTGCCCGCCGCCATCCGCATGGTCACCAAGACCCCGGCAGAAGCCGCTGGCCTCAACGACCGCGGCGAGATCGCACCGGGCAAACGCGCCGACCTCTTGCAGATTGGCCAGCACGGCGGCCATCCGTTCATCAAGCAGATCTGGCGTGGCGGGGTGCGGGTTGGGTGA
- a CDS encoding GNAT family N-acetyltransferase: protein MENHIRLAEQQDADAIASVFTRSRSLLGFLPKLHTAEEDRHFIETVVLAENSVRVAIENHRICGFIAVKDGWIDHLYIDPDHLGKGMGSRLLTNTMADATHLKLWTFQQNQHARRFYEYHGFTPDLMTDGDENEEKQPDVLYVWSRTTS from the coding sequence ATGGAAAATCACATTCGTCTTGCGGAACAACAAGATGCAGATGCCATTGCTTCGGTCTTTACCCGCTCTCGATCGCTGTTGGGTTTTTTGCCGAAATTGCACACTGCCGAGGAAGATCGGCATTTCATTGAAACCGTCGTTCTTGCTGAAAATTCTGTGCGGGTTGCGATTGAAAACCACAGGATATGCGGCTTTATCGCAGTCAAGGACGGTTGGATCGACCATCTCTACATTGACCCGGACCATCTCGGTAAAGGCATGGGATCACGCTTACTCACCAATACAATGGCGGATGCAACCCATCTGAAGCTCTGGACATTTCAGCAAAACCAGCATGCACGACGCTTTTATGAGTATCACGGCTTCACCCCTGACCTGATGACGGACGGTGATGAGAATGAAGAAAAACAGCCGGACGTGCTCTATGTCTGGTCCCGGACAACATCTTAA
- a CDS encoding ABC transporter ATP-binding protein, with amino-acid sequence MTDSLIVQDMSVRFDEFLALDGVSIAVEQGESFGLVGESGSGKSTLLRAIAGLNTFESGKLTVDGKSYDSRQRDKTFYRTVQMVFQDPYGSLHPRQTVDRLLLEPLAVHGFSDVDSRIARALDEVGLGSGFRFRFSHQLSGGQRQRIAIARALIVEPKILLLDEPTSALDASIQAEILNLLEQARKDRGLTFLMVSHDLAIISHMCDRLAVMRTGQVVEVMDVEALRRRDVQVDYTRQLMVASEGFRRKS; translated from the coding sequence ATGACTGATTCACTGATCGTTCAGGACATGTCGGTGCGCTTTGATGAGTTTCTGGCGTTGGACGGGGTCAGCATTGCCGTTGAACAAGGCGAGAGCTTTGGCCTGGTCGGGGAATCCGGCTCGGGAAAATCGACCCTGCTGCGGGCAATCGCCGGGCTGAATACCTTTGAGAGTGGCAAGCTGACTGTTGATGGCAAGAGCTATGATAGCAGGCAGCGCGACAAGACCTTTTATCGCACCGTACAAATGGTGTTCCAGGACCCTTACGGCTCGCTGCATCCGCGCCAGACGGTGGACCGGCTGCTACTGGAGCCTTTGGCCGTGCATGGATTTTCCGATGTCGATAGCCGCATTGCCCGCGCTCTGGATGAGGTTGGTCTTGGCTCCGGCTTCCGCTTCCGGTTTTCGCACCAGCTGTCCGGTGGCCAGCGCCAGCGCATCGCTATTGCCCGCGCCTTGATCGTTGAGCCGAAAATCCTGCTGCTGGATGAGCCAACCTCGGCGCTCGACGCCTCAATCCAGGCGGAAATCCTCAATCTCCTCGAACAGGCCCGCAAGGATCGCGGCCTGACCTTTCTGATGGTCAGCCACGATCTGGCTATTATCAGCCATATGTGCGACCGGCTGGCGGTGATGCGCACCGGGCAGGTTGTGGAAGTCATGGATGTCGAGGCGCTACGTAGACGCGATGTGCAGGTGGATTATACACGGCAATTGATGGTGGCGAGTGAGGGGTTTCGGCGCAAAAGCTGA